The following coding sequences are from one Lolium rigidum isolate FL_2022 chromosome 6, APGP_CSIRO_Lrig_0.1, whole genome shotgun sequence window:
- the LOC124663534 gene encoding adenylate-forming reductase 06235-like — translation MDKQGPAVKHTPIKFSSCRGVAFEIKPSQVSPFALDAAGAAEQPPNDSNGGRWVWFPQPMNREHSSATLRSALSRGTSSHFCDLDDSDDEDADDDESVAADEIHDDEEMALATAAPDVSNVRSRSRRSLSSSAKPVRAAAAKGHSRLGVILLDQGLFTVYKRLFMLCVVLNAAGLAAAATGHFPYAKGHAALFAMGNILALTMCRSEAVLRAVFWLTVALLGRPWVPVAIKTGVTAILQSLGGIHSGCGVSSLAWLVYALVRALKDSHVTPREIVGVSSAILALLALSCLAAFPLVRHLHHNVFERTHRFAGWTALALLWVFVVLSAGYDSSTRSYSGLTVASLVKRQELWLTAVITFLTILPWFAVRRVPVTVTAPSTHASIITFQGGVKAGLLGRISRSPLSEWHAFGIISDDRDTHSMLAGAVGDFTRGLVSDPPSHLWVRKVHFAGLPYLISMYRRVTMVATGSGICVFLSFLMQPSSAEVSLVWVAKGIDANYGEGMSAMVANSKILAGRVIVHDTATMGRPNVSELAVGAARRWNADAVIVTSNPEGSRDVVSGCKKAGIPAFGPIWDS, via the coding sequence ATGGACAAGCAAGGGCCAGCAGTAAAGCATACCCCGATCAAGTTCTCGAGCTGCCGCGGCGTCGCGTTTGAGATCAAGCCCTCTCAAGTCAGCCCCTTCGCTCTcgacgccgccggtgctgctgagCAGCCGCCGAATGACTCCAACGGCGGCCGATGGGTCTGGTTCCCTCAGCCTATGAACCGCGAACACTCCTCCGCGACCTTGCGTTCGGCGCTCAGCCGGGGAACAAGCAGCCACTTCTGCGACCTCGATGACAGCGATGACGAAGACGCGGACGACGATGAATCCGTCGCGGCCGACGAGATCCACGACGACGAGGAGATGGCCTTGGCAACGGCAGCACCCGACGTTTCAAACGTGCGGAGCCGGAGCAGGAGGTCTCTCTCGTCGTCTGCTAAGCCTGTCAGGGCGGCAGCGGCAAAAGGGCACTCCCGGCTCGGCGTCATACTGCTCGACCAGGGCCTGTTCACCGTGTACAAGCGCCTTTTCATGCTCTGCGTCGTGCTGAACGCGGCGGGGCTCGCTGCAGCGGCCACCGGCCACTTCCCTTACGCCAAGGGTCACGCCGCCCTCTTCGCCATGGGGAACATCCTCGCGCTCACGATGTGCCGCTCCGAGGCGGTGCTACGCGCTGTCTTCTGGCTCACTGTCGCGCTCCTCGGGCGGCCATGGGTGCCTGTCGCCATAAAGACAGGCGTCACGGCTATCCTCCAGTCTCTCGGCGGCATCCACAGCGGCTGCGGCGTGTCGTCGCTGGCGTGGCTGGTGTACGCACTCGTGCGGGCGCTCAAGGATAGCCACGTGACGCCCCGTGAGATCGTGGGCGTGTCGTCCGCCATACTAGCGCTCCTCGCGCTCTCGTGCCTCGCCGCGTTCCCGCTCGTTCGCCACCTCCACCACAACGTGTTCGAGCGCACGCACCGGTTCGCCGGATGGACAGCGCTCGCGCTGCTCTGGGTCTTCGTCGTGCTCTCCGCCGGCTACGACTCGTCGACCAGATCCTATTCTGGTCTCACAGTCGCCTCCCTCGTTAAGCGCCAGGAGCTATGGCTCACGGCCGTGATCACCTTCTTAACCATCCTCCCGTGGTTCGCCGTGCGGCGCGTGCCGGTCACGGTCACCGCGCCCTCCACACACGCGTCCATCATAACCTTCCAGGGTGGTGTCAAGGCCGGCCTGCTCGGACGCATTAGCCGCTCCCCGCTCTCCGAGTGGCACGCCTTCGGCATCATCTCCGACGACAGGGACACGCACTCCATGCTCGCCGGCGCGGTCGGCGACTTCACCCGAGGCCTCGTCTCGGACCCGCCCAGCCACCTCTGGGTGCGCAAAGTCCACTTCGCTGGCTTGCCCTACCTTATCAGCATGTACCGGAGAGTCACAATGGTCGCCACGGGCTCCGGCATATGCGTGTTCCTGTCGTTCCTGATGCAACCAAGCTCCGCAGAGGTGTCTTTGGTGTGGGTGGCCAAGGGGATCGATGCCAACTACGGCGAAGGAATGAGTGCGATGGTGGCGAACAGCAAGATCCTCGCAGGGCGTGTGATCGTGCACGACACCGCTACGATGGGGCGGCCGAACGTCTCGGAGCTAGCCGTGGGCGCAGCGCGACGATGGAACGCGGATGCGGTGATAGTAACCAGCAACCCGGAGGGAAGCAGGGACGTCGTAAGCGGCTGCAAGAAGGCCGGTATCCCGGCATTTGGGCCTATCTGGGATTCTTGA